The following proteins are encoded in a genomic region of Micrococcaceae bacterium Sec5.8:
- a CDS encoding metalloregulator ArsR/SmtB family transcription factor → MVTDDVFAVIAEATRRDILVSLRGGDKAVGELVQELEASQPTISKHLKVLREADLVSMRAQGQKRYYTLNPKPLAGIVSWLETFDVGAASVAAATAAEPSPARIPEPRLQPVPGAPAAAAGTAATGTAPTSPAPTSPAPTSTAPAPQPAAALAGRPAGSPLSPAVVLPVGTAGEDRMPQQIGRTVGRAATRAADLLANLPKFGRKK, encoded by the coding sequence ATGGTGACAGACGACGTATTTGCCGTCATTGCTGAGGCAACGCGGCGTGACATTCTGGTCTCCCTCCGCGGAGGGGACAAAGCGGTGGGGGAACTGGTCCAAGAGCTCGAGGCGAGCCAGCCCACCATCTCCAAGCACCTGAAAGTGCTCCGCGAAGCGGACCTCGTGAGTATGCGCGCCCAGGGCCAGAAGCGCTACTACACCCTCAACCCCAAGCCGCTCGCCGGGATTGTCAGCTGGCTGGAGACGTTCGACGTCGGCGCCGCCTCGGTAGCCGCCGCAACCGCCGCCGAACCGTCACCAGCGCGGATACCGGAACCCCGGCTCCAGCCGGTTCCGGGAGCCCCGGCTGCAGCCGCCGGCACGGCAGCAACCGGCACGGCACCTACCAGCCCTGCACCTACCAGCCCTGCACCTACCAGTACAGCCCCTGCACCTCAGCCTGCCGCCGCCCTTGCCGGCCGCCCCGCCGGGAGCCCGCTGAGCCCCGCCGTCGTGCTTCCGGTCGGCACGGCGGGCGAGGACAGAATGCCGCAGCAGATTGGCCGGACCGTCGGCCGGGCCGCGACCAGGGCCGCCGATCTGTTGGCGAATCTGCCGAAATTCGGCCGCAAAAAGTAG